In a genomic window of uncultured Flavobacterium sp.:
- a CDS encoding acetyl-CoA C-acyltransferase, with amino-acid sequence MNKRVVIVSAVRTPIGSFMGGLSTVPAPKLGAAAIKGALQKINLDPKLVDEVFMGNVVQAGVGQAPARQAALFAGLSNEVAATTVNKVCASGMKAVMFAAQAIACGDAEIVVAGGMENMSLIPHYVQMRGGTKFGPATMLDGMQKDGLTDAYDNNAMGVCADLCATEYNISREEQDNFAIQSYERSAKAWDAGKFDNEIVPVEVPQRRGEPVIVSKDEEYTNVKLDKIPSLSAVFTKDGTVTAANASTINDGAAALVLMSEEKAIALGLKPLAYIKGYADAAQEPKWFTTSPAKALPKALDKAGIAIGDVDYFEFNEAFAVVGLANSKILGLDNDKVNVNGGAVSLGHPLGCSGARIIVTLLNVLEQNNAKTGAAAICNGGGGASAIVIERA; translated from the coding sequence ATGAACAAAAGAGTTGTTATCGTTTCTGCCGTTAGAACACCTATCGGAAGTTTCATGGGAGGTTTATCTACCGTACCCGCACCAAAATTAGGTGCTGCCGCTATAAAAGGAGCACTACAAAAAATTAACCTTGACCCAAAATTAGTTGATGAAGTATTCATGGGGAATGTGGTTCAAGCCGGAGTTGGACAAGCGCCAGCACGTCAGGCTGCACTTTTTGCCGGTCTATCTAATGAGGTTGCTGCAACAACAGTAAACAAAGTTTGCGCTTCAGGAATGAAAGCTGTTATGTTTGCTGCTCAGGCAATCGCTTGTGGCGATGCTGAGATTGTAGTTGCCGGAGGAATGGAAAACATGAGTTTGATTCCACATTATGTACAAATGCGTGGCGGAACTAAATTTGGTCCTGCAACTATGCTTGACGGAATGCAAAAAGATGGTTTGACAGATGCTTACGATAACAACGCAATGGGAGTTTGCGCTGATTTATGTGCAACTGAATACAACATTAGCCGTGAAGAACAAGACAATTTTGCTATTCAATCTTATGAAAGAAGTGCAAAAGCCTGGGATGCCGGAAAATTCGACAACGAAATTGTTCCTGTAGAAGTTCCACAAAGACGTGGCGAACCAGTTATTGTTTCTAAAGATGAGGAATACACTAATGTAAAATTAGATAAAATCCCTTCTTTAAGCGCTGTTTTTACAAAAGACGGAACCGTTACAGCCGCAAACGCTTCAACAATCAATGATGGAGCTGCTGCTTTAGTTTTAATGTCTGAAGAAAAAGCAATCGCATTAGGATTAAAACCTCTAGCCTACATAAAAGGTTATGCAGATGCTGCTCAAGAACCAAAATGGTTTACTACGAGTCCAGCAAAAGCATTACCAAAAGCTTTAGACAAGGCAGGAATCGCAATTGGCGATGTTGATTATTTCGAATTCAATGAAGCATTTGCAGTTGTTGGATTAGCCAATTCAAAAATCCTTGGTCTTGATAACGATAAAGTAAACGTAAATGGTGGTGCAGTTTCTTTAGGACATCCTCTTGGATGTTCGGGAGCGAGAATCATCGTAACTTTACTTAATGTTTTAGAACAAAATAATGCTAAAACCGGAGCTGCTGCAATTTGCAATGGTGGCGGTGGAGCATCAGCAATTGTTATCGAAAGAGCTTAA
- a CDS encoding C40 family peptidase — MFGICNLAIVPVRSEPSDRSEIVTQLLFGEHIEILERQNQWARIKIQFDDYEGWVDSKQYQIISEANYKQLSNDAIILNADLIDYISAPENLLLPIPLGASLSFLNNSEINTANFDFEGTKTSGLKPKSAIVNTAFMYLNAPYLWGGKTPFGIDCSGLTQMVYKLNGYKIHRDASQQALEGEPLSFIEESEAGDLAFFDNAEGNIIHVGIIMDNNYIIHASGKVRIDRLDHLGIYNPELNKHTHNLRVIKKII; from the coding sequence ATGTTCGGAATTTGCAATCTAGCCATAGTACCCGTTCGATCTGAGCCAAGTGACAGAAGTGAAATCGTTACACAACTTTTGTTTGGTGAACACATCGAGATTTTAGAACGCCAAAATCAATGGGCCCGAATAAAAATACAATTCGATGACTACGAAGGTTGGGTAGATTCTAAACAATATCAAATTATTTCTGAGGCAAATTACAAGCAATTAAGCAATGACGCCATTATCCTTAATGCCGATTTGATTGATTATATCAGTGCGCCTGAAAATTTATTATTACCAATTCCGCTTGGTGCATCTTTATCATTTTTGAATAATAGTGAAATCAACACTGCAAACTTTGATTTCGAAGGCACAAAAACAAGTGGCTTAAAACCTAAAAGCGCAATAGTAAATACCGCTTTTATGTATCTGAACGCACCTTATCTTTGGGGCGGAAAAACACCTTTTGGAATCGACTGTTCGGGTTTAACCCAAATGGTTTACAAACTAAACGGATATAAAATTCATCGTGATGCTTCACAACAAGCTCTTGAAGGCGAACCTTTAAGTTTTATTGAAGAAAGCGAAGCAGGAGATTTAGCCTTTTTTGACAATGCCGAAGGAAACATCATTCACGTAGGTATTATAATGGACAATAATTACATCATTCACGCAAGTGGAAAAGTACGCATTGACCGTTTAGATCATTTAGGAATCTATAATCCGGAACTCAACAAACACACCCATAATTTGCGCGTAATCAAGAAGATTATTTAA
- a CDS encoding antitoxin Xre/MbcA/ParS toxin-binding domain-containing protein yields MAKLAPKTKPFDTQRSIDNASGKVISIRKSTLYSGGKEYSWSNKLERVGVIRSGIPYDSIEEISRRLNNPVKSVLAIVGIPQTTYNKKKSEHLLLDSRDSELVILINELIDYGLEVFNHEEEKFQRWLKKPNLSIGGSTPENMLDTMTGINEVKFSLNRLEFGNLA; encoded by the coding sequence ATGGCGAAATTAGCACCAAAAACAAAACCTTTTGACACTCAAAGAAGCATTGATAATGCCTCTGGAAAAGTCATATCTATCAGAAAATCTACACTTTATTCTGGTGGAAAGGAATACAGTTGGAGTAATAAATTGGAGCGCGTAGGAGTTATCAGATCTGGTATTCCTTACGATTCAATCGAAGAAATTAGCCGACGACTGAACAATCCCGTAAAATCAGTTTTAGCAATTGTAGGCATTCCACAAACCACTTACAACAAGAAAAAAAGCGAACATTTATTACTAGACAGCCGAGACAGCGAACTTGTAATCCTCATAAACGAATTAATAGATTACGGTTTAGAGGTTTTTAACCATGAAGAAGAAAAATTTCAAAGATGGCTAAAAAAACCAAACCTTTCTATTGGCGGAAGCACACCTGAAAATATGCTCGATACGATGACAGGAATCAACGAGGTAAAATTTAGCCTTAATAGATTAGAATTCGGAAATCTGGCGTAA
- a CDS encoding RES family NAD+ phosphorylase, producing the protein MIVFRIEREKYLTTTLTGIGASMTEGYRWNSLNTRIVYTADSRALATLEVSVHLDLSEDLPSDRFYVEIEIPDDILIQEVNIKDLPDIWNSKPPSLITQTIGDDFVYYNETAILKVPSSIVPQEFNYLINPNHEDASRIKVISTKKMIFDSRFKH; encoded by the coding sequence ATGATAGTATTTAGAATCGAAAGAGAAAAATACCTCACCACTACCCTAACCGGAATTGGAGCTTCAATGACCGAAGGTTATCGCTGGAATAGTCTGAACACACGAATAGTTTATACGGCTGATAGCAGAGCTTTGGCTACACTTGAGGTTTCTGTGCATTTAGATTTAAGCGAAGATTTACCTTCTGATCGTTTTTATGTAGAAATTGAAATTCCGGACGATATTTTGATTCAGGAAGTAAACATAAAAGACTTACCGGATATTTGGAATTCAAAACCACCATCATTAATAACCCAAACCATTGGTGATGATTTTGTATATTATAATGAAACTGCAATACTAAAAGTTCCAAGTAGTATTGTACCTCAGGAATTTAATTATTTGATCAATCCAAATCATGAAGATGCTTCAAGAATTAAAGTTATAAGCACCAAAAAAATGATTTTTGATTCCAGATTTAAACACTAA
- a CDS encoding AraC family transcriptional regulator, with protein MKKENLYEPFTVSFETLDEYPDVGDRHNFFELVYILGGTGRQCINKNIFEYDAGHLFLLTPEDCHNFTIETKTEFFFLRFNDIYLKNSSLQNENIQRLEYILQNANHQPGCILKNHADKCLVKVMVEAIIREHQDKDVYNKELIQQLVNTLIIVVARNIAKYLPEQVNIGCEAKAMDILQYIQNNIYYPERIKAESISDYFGISNTYLGRYFKKHANETMQQYISNYKTKLIEHRLQFSDKRINEIAYEFGFTDESHFNKFFKKQRGNSPSEFRKVIRISA; from the coding sequence ATGAAAAAAGAAAATTTATACGAGCCTTTTACGGTTTCTTTTGAAACGCTGGATGAATATCCGGATGTTGGAGATCGTCATAATTTCTTTGAATTGGTTTATATTTTAGGTGGAACGGGAAGACAATGTATCAACAAAAATATTTTTGAATATGATGCTGGACATTTGTTTTTATTGACGCCTGAGGATTGTCATAATTTTACAATTGAGACCAAAACAGAGTTTTTCTTTTTGAGATTTAATGATATTTATTTGAAGAATTCGAGTTTGCAGAATGAGAATATTCAGCGTTTAGAATATATTCTGCAAAATGCAAATCATCAGCCAGGTTGCATTTTGAAAAATCACGCCGATAAATGTCTGGTAAAAGTTATGGTTGAAGCGATTATTCGCGAACATCAGGATAAAGATGTTTATAATAAAGAATTGATTCAGCAATTGGTGAATACTTTGATTATTGTGGTTGCCAGAAATATTGCTAAGTATTTGCCGGAACAGGTAAATATTGGTTGTGAGGCTAAAGCGATGGATATTTTGCAATATATTCAAAATAATATTTATTATCCGGAACGAATCAAAGCGGAATCGATTAGTGATTATTTTGGAATCTCAAATACATATTTAGGACGTTATTTTAAGAAACACGCTAATGAAACGATGCAGCAATATATCAGTAATTATAAAACAAAACTGATTGAACATCGTTTGCAGTTTAGTGATAAACGTATTAACGAAATTGCATATGAATTTGGTTTTACGGATGAAAGTCACTTTAATAAATTCTTTAAAAAGCAAAGAGGAAATAGCCCATCTGAGTTTAGGAAAGTAATAAGAATTAGTGCATGA
- a CDS encoding aldo/keto reductase, protein MEYRKLGNTELELSTITYGAFAIGGNMWGGNEKKDSIDSIHASIDHGVTTIDTAPFYGFGLSEEMIGEALKSKDRSKVQLLTKFGLVWDGSNQGKGEFFFDAEDNGKKIPVYKYASKSNIIKEVEESLKRLQTDYIDLLQIHWPDATTPIHETMEALETLIQQGKIRAAGVSNYSAEQIKEAQKTIQLASNQVPFSMLNQAIQTDLVPLTIAENIGIIAYSPMERGLLTGKYFTDSKLKDNDHRNGYFGQFDLQKVKTLVEELSSLANAKHISISQLVLRWTTLQKGITIVLAGARNAEQAISNAKTLDFDLSVSELEFINQAISKLK, encoded by the coding sequence ATGGAATATAGAAAATTAGGCAATACTGAACTTGAATTATCAACTATTACATACGGTGCATTTGCCATTGGCGGAAACATGTGGGGCGGAAACGAAAAGAAAGATTCAATCGACTCAATTCACGCATCAATCGATCACGGCGTAACCACAATCGACACCGCTCCATTCTATGGATTTGGATTAAGCGAAGAAATGATTGGCGAAGCTTTAAAATCAAAAGACCGTTCAAAAGTTCAATTATTAACCAAATTTGGTTTAGTTTGGGACGGAAGCAATCAAGGAAAAGGAGAATTCTTTTTTGATGCCGAAGACAACGGAAAAAAAATCCCGGTTTATAAATACGCATCAAAAAGCAATATCATTAAAGAAGTCGAAGAAAGCTTAAAACGCCTTCAAACAGATTATATCGACTTATTACAAATTCACTGGCCAGACGCTACAACTCCAATTCACGAAACAATGGAAGCTTTAGAAACCTTGATTCAGCAAGGAAAAATCAGAGCAGCCGGAGTTAGTAATTATAGTGCCGAACAAATTAAAGAAGCACAAAAAACAATACAATTAGCCTCAAATCAAGTACCTTTTAGTATGTTGAATCAGGCAATTCAAACTGATTTAGTTCCGCTTACAATTGCAGAAAACATCGGAATCATTGCTTACAGTCCAATGGAAAGAGGTTTGTTAACCGGAAAATATTTCACCGACAGTAAACTAAAAGACAACGATCACAGAAACGGATATTTCGGTCAGTTTGATCTTCAAAAAGTAAAAACTTTGGTCGAAGAATTAAGTTCATTAGCAAACGCAAAACACATTTCAATTTCACAATTAGTATTACGTTGGACAACTTTACAAAAAGGAATTACAATAGTTTTAGCCGGTGCAAGAAACGCAGAACAAGCCATTTCAAACGCAAAAACATTAGATTTTGATCTATCTGTTTCTGAATTAGAGTTCATTAATCAGGCAATTTCAAAATTAAAATAA
- a CDS encoding NAD(P)H-dependent oxidoreductase yields the protein MKKIFIINGSQNFAHSGGKFNETVTDWTIEYLKSKNYEIKTTDIKQDFDLDEEVEKFVWADAVIYHTPVWWFQLPNLFKKYIDDVFTAGHQKGIYKSDGRSRVNPDINYGTGGMLHGRKYMLTTSWNAPATAFTLPGEFFEETSVDDGAMFGFHKMNKFVGMEKLDGFHFHDVEKGATAENISIFKENYTKHLEKTFNF from the coding sequence ATGAAGAAAATATTTATCATCAACGGAAGTCAAAATTTCGCACATTCAGGTGGGAAATTCAATGAAACCGTTACCGATTGGACAATCGAATACTTAAAAAGTAAAAATTACGAAATCAAAACAACTGACATCAAACAAGATTTCGACTTAGACGAAGAAGTAGAAAAATTCGTTTGGGCAGATGCAGTAATTTATCACACACCAGTTTGGTGGTTTCAATTGCCAAACCTTTTCAAAAAATACATCGACGACGTTTTTACTGCCGGACACCAAAAAGGAATCTACAAAAGCGACGGAAGAAGCAGAGTAAATCCTGACATCAATTACGGAACTGGCGGAATGTTGCACGGACGTAAATATATGCTAACCACAAGTTGGAATGCGCCCGCAACAGCTTTTACACTTCCGGGAGAATTCTTCGAAGAAACATCTGTAGATGACGGAGCTATGTTTGGTTTCCATAAAATGAATAAATTTGTAGGTATGGAAAAACTGGACGGTTTCCACTTTCATGACGTTGAAAAAGGTGCAACTGCCGAAAACATTAGCATTTTTAAGGAAAATTACACAAAGCACTTAGAAAAAACTTTTAACTTTTAA
- a CDS encoding putative quinol monooxygenase, with translation MISITAIFKSKPENIEQVQSMLNHLVTETRKEAACVRYDLHHSENVFIIWEEWQDQPGLDIHNNQPYLLDFIAKSESLVAAPIQVYKTVQIL, from the coding sequence ATGATCTCAATTACAGCAATTTTTAAAAGCAAACCCGAAAATATAGAACAAGTTCAAAGCATGTTAAATCATTTGGTTACCGAAACCAGAAAAGAAGCTGCTTGTGTTCGTTACGATCTTCACCATAGCGAAAATGTTTTTATTATTTGGGAAGAATGGCAAGATCAGCCAGGTCTTGACATCCATAATAATCAACCGTATTTACTTGATTTTATAGCTAAAAGCGAAAGTTTAGTCGCTGCACCAATTCAGGTTTATAAAACGGTACAAATACTTTAA
- a CDS encoding zinc-dependent alcohol dehydrogenase family protein, translating to MRALLTNTYESEFVSTEIEKPTPKKGEVLVKIHASGVNPIDNKIRLGLSPYASPVLPAVLGTDLAGVIEAIGEGVTEFKVGDEVYGLAGGVLGLQGTLAEYIAVDADLLAIKPKNLTMKEAAGVPLVLLTAWEGLIDRAKVQKGDKVLVHAGAGGVGHMVVQLAQNLGADVYATVSEQKADFVKSFGATPIDKNTPVEDYVNQYTDGNGFDVIYDTLGGQSFDDSLKAIRHYGQIASCYAFGTHTLATSSLRSASIHGVFVLHPMIGNERRKHHGDILKQTTKLIEEGKLKPIIDSRKFTLDNAMEAHKAVSDGSAVGKIVVDVI from the coding sequence ATGAGAGCACTATTAACTAATACTTACGAATCTGAATTTGTAAGCACCGAAATCGAAAAACCAACTCCTAAAAAAGGAGAAGTTTTAGTAAAAATACACGCAAGTGGCGTAAACCCAATCGATAATAAAATCAGACTTGGACTTTCGCCTTATGCATCACCGGTTTTACCTGCCGTTTTAGGAACAGATCTTGCCGGAGTAATCGAAGCAATTGGCGAAGGCGTTACAGAATTTAAAGTCGGCGACGAAGTTTACGGACTTGCCGGAGGCGTTCTTGGACTTCAGGGAACTCTAGCCGAATATATTGCTGTCGATGCTGATTTATTAGCGATAAAACCGAAAAACTTAACCATGAAAGAAGCTGCCGGAGTTCCGCTTGTATTGCTTACCGCTTGGGAAGGTTTGATTGACAGAGCCAAAGTACAAAAAGGCGACAAAGTTCTGGTTCATGCCGGAGCCGGAGGCGTTGGTCATATGGTGGTTCAGCTTGCTCAAAATCTTGGTGCCGATGTTTATGCAACAGTTTCTGAACAAAAAGCAGATTTTGTAAAATCATTTGGAGCAACTCCAATCGATAAAAATACTCCAGTTGAAGATTACGTAAATCAATACACCGACGGAAATGGTTTTGATGTTATTTACGATACACTTGGTGGACAATCTTTTGATGATTCCTTAAAAGCCATTCGTCATTACGGTCAAATCGCAAGTTGTTATGCATTTGGAACACATACACTTGCAACAAGTTCGCTTCGTTCTGCAAGTATTCATGGCGTTTTTGTACTTCATCCAATGATTGGTAATGAAAGAAGAAAACATCATGGTGATATCCTAAAACAAACGACAAAACTAATCGAAGAAGGAAAATTAAAACCAATTATCGATTCTAGAAAATTCACTTTGGACAATGCCATGGAAGCACATAAAGCTGTAAGCGATGGTTCTGCGGTTGGGAAAATTGTTGTTGATGTAATTTAA
- a CDS encoding DUF3291 domain-containing protein: MSHYHLAEINIAKMKGVDINDPIMKEFTDNLELINTLAENSDGFVWRLKDDSYNATNLNQYNDEQIIVNVSVWENIETLEYYMYKTFHSDFLKRRKEWFLKFGKAHTAMWWIPKGHIPTLEEAVEKLDYLQKNGVSELVFDLRNKFPMPAEA; the protein is encoded by the coding sequence ATGAGTCATTATCATCTTGCCGAAATTAATATTGCCAAAATGAAAGGAGTCGATATCAACGATCCAATCATGAAGGAATTCACAGATAATTTAGAACTCATCAATACTTTAGCCGAAAATAGTGATGGATTTGTCTGGAGATTAAAAGATGACAGTTATAATGCAACAAATCTGAATCAGTATAATGATGAACAGATAATTGTAAATGTTTCCGTTTGGGAGAATATTGAAACACTGGAATATTATATGTATAAAACATTTCACAGTGATTTTTTAAAACGCCGTAAAGAATGGTTTCTGAAATTTGGAAAAGCCCATACCGCTATGTGGTGGATTCCAAAAGGACATATTCCAACTCTAGAAGAAGCTGTTGAAAAACTGGATTATTTACAGAAAAATGGAGTTTCGGAATTGGTATTTGATTTAAGAAACAAATTTCCGATGCCTGCAGAAGCATAA
- a CDS encoding methyltransferase domain-containing protein, translating to MKKSTIEEIRERFDNDVERFSNLETGQVATIDATISLELITEASKRIVPNAVNVLDIGCGAGNYTLKMLSKVPNLNCTLVDLSLPMLDRAFDRVSKETNGNVAIKHGDIREVDLPENHFDIILAGAVLHHLRDDQDWETTFTKIFKLLKPGGCFMISDLITQDTELLNEYTWQRYGDYLEGIGGAEYRQKVLDYVEKEDSPRSMNYQLDLMKKIGFRSVEILHKNMCFGAFGGIK from the coding sequence ATGAAAAAATCAACTATTGAAGAAATCAGAGAACGATTTGACAATGATGTCGAGCGATTTTCGAATTTAGAAACGGGACAAGTGGCGACAATCGACGCTACAATTTCTTTAGAATTAATTACGGAAGCTTCTAAAAGAATTGTTCCAAATGCGGTTAATGTTTTGGATATTGGATGCGGCGCTGGAAATTATACTTTAAAAATGCTTTCGAAAGTTCCGAATTTGAATTGCACTTTGGTCGATTTGAGTTTGCCAATGTTGGATCGTGCTTTTGATAGAGTTTCAAAAGAAACTAATGGAAATGTAGCCATAAAACACGGCGATATTAGGGAAGTAGATTTACCGGAAAATCATTTTGATATTATTTTGGCTGGAGCGGTTTTGCATCATTTACGTGATGATCAGGATTGGGAAACGACTTTTACTAAGATTTTCAAATTGTTAAAACCTGGCGGATGTTTTATGATTTCGGACTTAATTACTCAGGATACTGAATTGTTAAACGAGTATACTTGGCAGCGTTATGGCGATTATTTAGAAGGAATTGGCGGCGCAGAATATCGTCAGAAAGTTTTGGATTATGTAGAGAAAGAAGATTCGCCAAGATCAATGAATTACCAATTGGATTTGATGAAGAAGATTGGTTTTAGAAGCGTCGAAATTTTGCACAAGAATATGTGTTTTGGTGCTTTTGGCGGAATCAAGTAA
- a CDS encoding LysR family transcriptional regulator, with protein sequence MELRHLKYFLAVAEELNFTKAAEKLFISQPPLSRQIIELEEEIQAKLFIRNNKKVVLTEAGKYFEKEVKELFKDLERISVKTKKIAENVSGEFRIAYISSIYSAVISELIKHLKEQFPYVNFKLFEVSTTKQIDALEQGKIELGIIRSPIKSPKIKSQLWFQDGFSVVYNKSLIRINSEKEIPNLKDETFVFFNKDYAPHYHEVLLELCAFYGFTPKVVHEANNINSIVQLVKNGLGISIVPSNIAKNNQDSEIGFIELKKVNLFTDVSLITSKEDDSEITKSTVDFLLNFKR encoded by the coding sequence ATGGAATTACGTCACTTAAAATATTTTTTAGCTGTAGCCGAAGAATTAAACTTTACTAAAGCTGCTGAAAAACTATTTATTTCGCAACCGCCATTAAGCCGACAAATTATCGAATTGGAAGAAGAAATTCAGGCGAAGCTTTTCATTCGGAACAATAAAAAAGTAGTACTTACAGAAGCCGGAAAATATTTCGAAAAAGAAGTAAAAGAACTTTTTAAAGATCTCGAGCGTATTTCCGTTAAAACGAAAAAAATAGCCGAAAATGTTTCCGGCGAATTTAGAATCGCTTATATAAGTTCGATTTATTCGGCTGTAATTTCAGAATTGATAAAACATCTGAAAGAGCAATTTCCTTATGTAAATTTCAAATTATTTGAAGTTTCAACAACCAAACAAATCGACGCTTTAGAGCAAGGAAAAATCGAATTAGGAATTATTCGTTCTCCGATAAAATCTCCTAAAATAAAATCGCAATTATGGTTTCAGGACGGATTTTCGGTTGTTTATAATAAAAGCCTGATTCGAATTAATTCCGAAAAAGAAATCCCGAATCTAAAAGACGAAACTTTTGTGTTTTTCAACAAAGATTATGCGCCACATTATCATGAAGTTTTACTGGAACTTTGTGCATTTTATGGCTTCACGCCAAAAGTAGTTCACGAAGCAAACAATATCAATTCGATCGTACAATTGGTCAAAAACGGATTAGGGATTTCGATTGTTCCTTCTAACATTGCCAAGAACAATCAAGATTCTGAAATTGGTTTTATCGAATTAAAAAAAGTGAATTTGTTTACGGATGTTTCGCTAATAACTTCAAAAGAAGACGATTCTGAAATTACGAAATCTACTGTTGACTTTTTATTGAATTTTAAAAGGTAA
- a CDS encoding DUF2130 domain-containing protein, whose protein sequence is MAEQSSIQCPNCGTTIDVNDILKHQLEDSIRKEYQQKANAQAKELELKNEQFERAKTEFEAKKKQENELFAERLEREKKTAEKEITEKVKNKLAEENKDRLLAMEKELSEKSEKLRELNKMEGEIAKLQREKLEMKEAIEAEAQKQLNATLVLERDKIRKQEEEKNELKIKEYQKQSDDQKKLIEEMKRKQEQGSMQLQGEVMELAIEEWLANNFPLDTIDEIKKGANGADCLQIVNTRELQNCGSIYYESKRTKAFQPAWIEKFKNDIRTKRANIGVLVTEVMPAGMDRMGMRDGIWICTYEEFKGLSAVLRQSLIQVSQAVQAQENKGDKMSMLYDFLTSNEFRLQIEGIVEGFTQMQSDLDSEKRAMQRIWKQREKQIEKVIHNTLGMYGSIRGIAGNAVQTVRALELDFVDEEKDITEELE, encoded by the coding sequence ATGGCAGAGCAATCTTCAATTCAGTGCCCAAACTGCGGAACAACTATCGATGTAAATGATATTTTAAAGCATCAGTTAGAAGATAGTATCCGTAAAGAATATCAACAAAAGGCAAATGCTCAAGCCAAAGAATTAGAACTTAAAAACGAGCAATTCGAAAGAGCAAAAACCGAATTTGAAGCTAAAAAGAAACAGGAAAATGAACTTTTTGCTGAACGCTTAGAACGCGAGAAAAAAACGGCCGAAAAAGAAATTACCGAAAAAGTAAAAAATAAACTCGCCGAAGAAAATAAAGATCGTTTACTTGCGATGGAAAAAGAACTTTCTGAGAAATCAGAGAAACTTCGCGAACTTAATAAAATGGAAGGTGAAATTGCTAAACTTCAGCGTGAAAAACTGGAGATGAAAGAAGCAATCGAAGCCGAAGCTCAAAAGCAACTTAATGCAACTTTAGTTTTGGAACGTGATAAAATCCGAAAACAGGAAGAAGAAAAAAACGAGCTAAAAATCAAAGAATATCAGAAACAATCAGACGATCAAAAGAAACTGATTGAAGAAATGAAACGCAAGCAGGAACAAGGTTCTATGCAATTGCAAGGTGAAGTAATGGAATTGGCGATTGAGGAATGGCTGGCAAATAATTTCCCTTTAGATACGATTGATGAAATTAAAAAAGGCGCAAATGGTGCGGATTGTCTTCAAATTGTAAATACACGTGAATTGCAAAATTGTGGCTCTATTTATTACGAAAGTAAGCGTACAAAAGCTTTTCAACCCGCTTGGATTGAGAAATTTAAAAATGATATTAGAACCAAAAGAGCGAATATTGGTGTTTTAGTAACCGAAGTTATGCCTGCCGGAATGGACCGAATGGGAATGCGTGACGGAATCTGGATTTGTACTTACGAAGAATTTAAAGGTTTAAGTGCCGTTTTACGTCAGTCTTTAATTCAGGTAAGTCAGGCAGTTCAGGCGCAGGAAAACAAAGGAGATAAAATGTCGATGTTGTATGATTTCTTAACAAGCAATGAATTCCGTTTACAAATCGAAGGTATTGTTGAAGGTTTTACGCAAATGCAAAGCGATCTTGATTCTGAAAAAAGAGCGATGCAACGTATCTGGAAACAACGTGAAAAACAAATCGAAAAGGTAATTCACAATACTTTAGGAATGTACGGTTCTATTCGTGGTATTGCCGGAAATGCTGTTCAGACTGTTCGTGCTTTGGAATTGGATTTTGTTGATGAAGAAAAAGATATAACAGAGGAATTGGAGTAG